The DNA region TCGCGTTGCCGCGGGAAGTTACACGCATGGTGAGGTGCAGGGGCTTGATCGGCTGCTCGGTCATTCCGGGCAGCAGCGGATTCACCGTCACCGGACCTTCCCAAGAACCAGCCAGGGTTTTCATCCGGGCGAAGATTTGCTGCGCTTCCGTAGGCGGGGCTTTTACGGACGCCGTCTGCGCCTGCGACGGCGCGGCTCCGGCTAGTGGCTTCTGCGCGTCCGACTGTGCGAAAGCCACTGTGGTGAGCGACATCAGAACAACCGACAGCGTGAGACGAAGCGATTGCATGTTCATTCTCCTAAATGTCCATCGGGTGAGGTTTGCTCGCGCTTATGCAACGCGGGCAGCACCCGAGACTGGATGTGTTATGGTTCACTATAACACCAGTACGCATAAAAGTTAAGAGCAGTTCCACACATAAATTAAGAATGCTAAGTTGTTGTCCTGTTTAACTTTGTTATCTGCTGACGTAAACTCTCACTTGACGCGCGTGTGGCGTCCCAAGGCAAGTCTTGGGCTGCAAGGAAGAAGCAGGCACGGGCAAAGGGGGCCGGCGATGGGGCAGGGATACAGCACGCTTGGATTTGTGGTGATCGTCGTTCTCTACGCGGTCATCGGGCTGATGGCCGCGGCCGGTGTCATCTGCATGGCTCGGAGATTCTTCGCCCCCAAGGCAGAGCAGGTCTTCTACGCGATGTTCCTGATCATGATTGCCGGCTTCTACCTGGCTTTCGTGGCCTATTTTGGAATAGCGACGGCTTGGCGGATGGAAACGGCCGCCGTCGTGGTGTTTGCCGCGTTCGGCCTGCTGGGGACTCGCCTGCCCGTCGCCCTCATCGTCGGATATCCTCTGCACGGGCTGTGGGACCTGCTGCATGAACTACAGGCCCATGGAGCCTACTCTGCCTGGGAGCCGGGCCAGCTGACCGCGATCCCGCTTGGCTACGGAGTCTTCTGTTTGGCTTTTGACTTCTGCGCAGCGGCGTATTTCTTTACACGACGCGCGCAGTGGAGTGCCGCAACCGGCGAATCGCGAGCCGCGTGACGGGACTAAACCAGCGACGAGGAAGATAGATCCTTGGAGGACATCATGCGCCATCCCCTGTATTCGAAGCCGAAGAGAAGTTGTAATGCGCGATTCACGTTCCCCCTGGTGGCCGCATTCTTCACCTGCACCCTGGCTGTGGCCCAGGATGTAACCGACTCAAAATCTCCCGCGGTCCCCGCCCTCGAGGAAGAAACCCGATTGGCATTGAGCGCGGCCCCGGAGCATCTGCGGGCCAAGGCCGGACTGTATGTGTTCACGGCGGAAGGTTTCAAGAAGATCCGCGACAGCCAGAATGGCTTCACCTGCATCGTGAATCGCGATCATCCCTTGAACCTCAAGCCAACCTGTTACGACGAAGAAGGGGCCGCAACCATTCTGCCCAAGGTCCTGTTCGTGGGAAAAGAACTGGCGAAGGGCGAACCGATCGAGAAGATTGGAGAAGCGGTGGCGAAGAAGTTCCAGGCAGGTGAGTTCGTTTCTCCCCGCCGACCCGGCGTCGCCTACATGCTCTCGAACGAGATTCGGAACTTCAATCCGCGGACGGGACGGGTAGGCAGCTTTCCGCCGCACGTGATGTTTTACGCTCCCAACCTCACCAACGCGGACATCGGCTCAGACGGCAGTTTCTCGCCGGGGATGCCCTCCATCGCCTATCCCGGTCCCCATGCCTTCATGGTCGTGGTTCTGCCCAAAGCAGGCTCTCCCGCCGCCTTCAAAGCGACGAGGCCTCTGGCGCCTGGCTCGGCATTGGTGCTGGATCGGAGCGGAACGGACCCAAAATGTGGAAATCCCGAAACCCGTAACACGGCTAATTCAATGAATCGCTTGGGAAAAGTTGGTCGGGGAGAGAGGATTTGAACCTCCGACCCCCTGGTCCCGAACCAGGTGCTCTACCAGGCTGAGCCACTCCCCGACGTGTGCGGAATGAGGAAACAACAGGAGCCGTGGTCGGCAGCTCCAAGTGCGACTCGCGCGAGCGCCATTATAGCAAACCAGGCGCGCGCCCTCTCAGACGCCAAAGCGGGCGGGACGCGGTGTGACGCAGGCCCTCAAAAACAAGAGCCCTCGGTCCGCGTTTCTACTTCACCACGCGCAGGTTGTTGGTCACAGAGAACACGTCGGACACGCCATTGGCGCGGATGCCGGCCGTGTTCTTGTCGGCCTGGTTATCTACCACTCCCTCGAGCGTAACGTGGCCTCGCTTCACGATGATGCGAATCGGCGGATTCACCCCCAACGCATAGCGCTGGAGCGACGGGAATCCATAGATGGCGCGATAGAGTCGCAGGCGCAGACGATCGTCGTTCTGCGAGGCGGGCAGGACCTCGATCTGGTTATTCACCTGCTCCACGCCTTCAACGCTCTTCACCGCGTGCTCGGCATCGGATTTCAGGGTCTCGCGC from Terriglobales bacterium includes:
- a CDS encoding BON domain-containing protein translates to MKPYKLIVALSLVALLTPATLLGQAEQPSERAVKRIIKEVRHELLMLPYLGVFDNIAFKVEGYNVTLLGQVTRETLKSDAEHAVKSVEGVEQVNNQIEVLPASQNDDRLRLRLYRAIYGFPSLQRYALGVNPPIRIIVKRGHVTLEGVVDNQADKNTAGIRANGVSDVFSVTNNLRVVK